The Laspinema palackyanum D2c genome segment CTGTGGATGGCGGAGTTGCTAAAAATCTGTCATACGAGTCGGGGAGTTGTGACAAAGTTGGTGGAAAAAGGGTGCGTGGAAATCTACGATCGCGAAGCATTGCGATCGCCAACACAACCCACCCAAACTCCTGATGCGCCTAAAGTTTTGAATTCCTACCAGCAACAGGCATTAGATACCATTAATCAGATAGAGGGATATGCCCGAGTGTTGCTGCATGGGGTGACAGGTTCGGGAAAAACTGAGGTCTATTTACAGGCGATCGCCCCAATCTTAGCACAAGGAAAATCGGCGATTGTGCTGGTTCCGGAAATTGGATTGACGCCGCAACTGTGCGATCGCTTTCAAGCGAGATTTGGGGATAAAGTGGTGGTTTATCACAGTGCGCTATCCCAGGGTGAACGGTACGACAATTGGCGACAAATGCTCACAGACACCCCCCAAATTGCGATCGGAACGCGATCGGCCATTTTTGCCCCTTTACCCAACCTGGGTCTAATTATCCTCGATGAAGAATATGACGACAGTTACAAACAAGACCACCCTGCGCCTACTTATCATGCCCGAACTGTCGCCCAATGGCGGGCGGAATTATCCAATTGTCCCCTGATTCTCGGTTCTGCCACCCCGTCTTTAGAAACTTGGGTAGAGATTGCGCTTAATCCCACAAAGGGCGATCGCACCCATTATCTGCGCTTACCCGAACGCATCGAATCTCGACCCATGCCTCCGGTGGAAGTCGTGGATATGCGCCAGGAATTACGCAAAGGCAACCGTTCCCTGTTTAGCGAATCCCTACAACAAGAATTAAGTACCCTCCGAGAAACTGGACGACAAGGGATATTATTTATCCATCGCCGGGGACATAGTACCTTTGTTTCTTGTCGCAGTTGCGGGTATGTGATGGAATGTCCCCATTGCGATGTTTCCCTGTCCTATCACCAATTTCAAGAAGGCGGGACCGAATTTCTGCGCTGTCATTATTGCAGTTATACGAGTCATCCGCCGGAACGTTGTCCGGAATGCGATTCTCCCTATTTTCGGCGCTTCGGTAGTGGCACTCAACGGGTGATGCAGGAATTGGCGAGGCAGTTTCCCGAGTTGCGCGTGATTCGATTTGATAGTGATACGACTCGCACGAAAGACGCACATCGGATATTATTGTCACAGTTTGCCACGGGGGAAGCGGATATTTTGCTGGGAACCCAAATGCTGACGAAAGGGTTGGATTTACCGCAAGTGACCTTAGTTGGGGTGGTGGCAGCGGATGGGTTATTAAATTTAGCGGATTTTAGAGCATCGGAACGCGC includes the following:
- the priA gene encoding primosomal protein N'; its protein translation is MQYDIPWEDLSPIAHLVAEPGGGYDAIGETAGTNPESQGPWIEVLVDSPASETPLDEEPLKFFTYRVPPGLTVQPGDILSVPFNSQQLGAIAIRFTDQLAAHLSLDQIKEIDEVVASGFFVPTYWQLLERVADYYYTPLVRVIRAAMPPGLFARSQHRIRLTDKIPPGGKEFLKTIPAQKVLELLQSSKTGNYTLRYIRSKVKPGADAGLKALQTRGWVESYCEAGSRPAPKLQPAVTLIASSFPSDLSKGQREVLQVLKRRGGELWMAELLKICHTSRGVVTKLVEKGCVEIYDREALRSPTQPTQTPDAPKVLNSYQQQALDTINQIEGYARVLLHGVTGSGKTEVYLQAIAPILAQGKSAIVLVPEIGLTPQLCDRFQARFGDKVVVYHSALSQGERYDNWRQMLTDTPQIAIGTRSAIFAPLPNLGLIILDEEYDDSYKQDHPAPTYHARTVAQWRAELSNCPLILGSATPSLETWVEIALNPTKGDRTHYLRLPERIESRPMPPVEVVDMRQELRKGNRSLFSESLQQELSTLRETGRQGILFIHRRGHSTFVSCRSCGYVMECPHCDVSLSYHQFQEGGTEFLRCHYCSYTSHPPERCPECDSPYFRRFGSGTQRVMQELARQFPELRVIRFDSDTTRTKDAHRILLSQFATGEADILLGTQMLTKGLDLPQVTLVGVVAADGLLNLADFRASERAFQMLTQVAGRAGRGDEPGRAILQTYSPEHPVIQAVRNQEYNSFIQEELEQREALSYPPYGRLILLRISGRDDWTVEDTAVDLAQVLGGPDAYLTRGYDLLGPAPAPILRVADRYRWQILLKFPPNIRVELPMLEELRSRCPRDISLAIDVDPLNLN